The DNA window CGCGAGCAGGTGCGGGCGGGCGTCGTGCAGCCGGCGACGGCCGCGCAGCCACAGCCCGAGGTTGAGCTGGACCTCGGCGTACTCCAGGGGCCAGCGCAGGGCCCGGCTCGGGTCGGCGAGCGCCTGGTGGAAGTGGTCCTCGGCCCGGTCGGTCTCGTCGATCAGCGCCGCGGCGTGCGCCAGCAGCATCCCGAGCCGGCCGGTCCGCCCGGATTCGCCGGCCGCCGTGGTGGCGAGGGACAGGATCCGCTCGGCTTCGGCGTGGTTGCCGGTCCGCGCGGCGCTCAGCGCGAGTTGCGGCAGGCTGCGCGGGCCGAGGAAGTAGTGCCGGGGCACCCCGTCGTCGTCCCACATCCGGCGGAAGTGCCGGTAGGCCGTCGGGTGGTCACCGGCGGCCAGGGCGGTGAGCCCGGCGGCCCGCTGCCGGAGACTGTCGATCAGCGTGGAGCGGGGCTGGTCGCCGGGCAGGGTGACTTCTCCGCCCGTACCCTCGTGGCGCAGTGCCCGGAGAACGGCCCGCAGGGCCGGCAGAGCCGCGTCGAGCACCGGAACGCGCACGTCGGCGCACTGCTCGGCGCTGTCCAGCAGCCGTTCCGCCTCGCCCCACTTCCCGGCCTCGATCAGCGCGAGCGCCATCGCCGGGAACGAGCCGAGCGCCGCGCCGTGAGCGCCGTACTGCGTGCCCATCTCCCAGACCCCGTGCAGCTCGGCGCCGGCTTTCGCGGACTCGTCCAGCAGGTACGCGATCATGCCGGTGAGCAGCATCCGGGTCACCCCGCCCGGCCCGGTCCCGGTCGGCTGCGGCGCGTGCCCGGACACGGCGAAGGCGGCCGGGTCGGCGATCGCCAGGACGGCGTCCCGGGTGAGCGGGTCCTCTGCCTGGGCCGCCTCGCCGGCCAGGGCCAGCATCCCGGGCAGCTGCTCACGGTGGGCGGGCGACCCGGAGTGCAGCGCCGCCGCGGCCGCGACCAGGGTGGCGGCCAGCGTGACCTGGGAGTTCCGGGCGCCGCCGCGGACCGCCCGGGCGGCGACGTCGAAGGCCTCCCACGGCCGGGCGGAGTGGACCAGGGCGTAACCGGCGCCGCAGGCAGCGAGCCCGGTCACGTCCGGGTCGCCGGTCAGCGCGGTGGTCTTCTCGTAGAGCTCGATGGTCCACTCCGGATCGCCGCTGCGGTGCGCGGCGAAGACGGCTCGGGCGTACCGGCGGGCGGCGGCCTCGTCATCACCGCTGCGCTCGGCCGCCGACTGCAGCGCGCCGGCGGCGGCCAGGTAGTCGCTGCGGGCGATCGAGCCGTCGGCGGCGGCTTCGAGAGCCGCTGCCACGGCCTCGTCACGGCCGGGTGTGCCCTCGGCGAGGTGCCGGGCTCGGTGGTACGGATCATCGGTCGCCACCGCCAGATTGCGGTGTGCCCGCGCCACGTCGCCCGGCGTCTCGACGACCGTGCAGGCCGCCCGGTAGAGCGGGTGGCGGAAGTGTGCCTGCCGGTCCCGCACCGTGATCAGCCCCGCCTGCTCGGCCGGCATCCAGTGCCGCAGGTCCAGGGACATCCCGGCGGCCCGGGTCAGGGTGCCGATGTGCTCGGTGGCGCCGGCCAGCGCCGCGTGCAGCAGCAGCCAGCGGGTGGCCGGCGGCAGGGCGCGGATCGCGGTGGTGAACTCGTGCGGCGGCTGCTCGCGCGGGTCGCTGAGAACCCGCAGGGCCAGCGGGTTGCCGTCGGCCCGCCACAGGATCTCGGCGCGGCTGCGGGCGCCGGGGCGCAGCGGGTACGTGTCGAGCAGCCGGGCCGCCGCCTCGTCGGGGAGCGGGCCGAGCTCGTACCGGGGGATGCCGGGTGTCGCGGTGTCGGGCAGGACGCCGTCGCGGGCGGCGAGCAGTATCGCGATCCGCTCGGTGGAGGTGTTGCGCAGCGCGGAGGCGAGGATCCGCAGTGAGGCCTCGTCGGCGTGGTGGACGTCGTCGGCCACGATCAGCGCCGGTCCGTTGCGGGTCAGCAGGTCGAACGTGAGCAGCAGGGCGGTCACCACCGCCGGCTCGTCGGGCGGCAGCTCCGCGGCCTGCGGCGACCAGAGTCCGGTGATCTGGCGGCGCAGGTGCTGCGGCAGTCCGGCGAGGTCGTTGTTGCCGACTCCGAGCAGGTTGCGCAGCAGGGCGTAGGGCTGGTGCGCGGACGTGGTGGCGTACCGGATCCGGTAGCCGCGGCGGCGGGCGTCGTCCGCGGCGGCCTCGAGCAGTGCGGTCTTCCCCATGCCCGCCGCACCGCTGAGCAGCAGCGACGCCGATCCGTGCCCGGCCGCGCCGACGACTGCGGTGAGGTCGGCCAGCTCCCGTGCCCGGCCGATCAGAACCTCGTCGCCCATATGTCTGCTGCCCCTTTCCTCGAAGGAACAGTGAACTACCCAGTTGCTCTGTTCACCAGGCAGGAAACATGAAGTCTCACGTTTCTGCGTGCCCGGGTACGCGGACTGCGAGCATCGCCACATCGTCGCTGCGCACCCCGGTGAGCAGGCCCGCAGCGGCGGCAAGCACCTCGTGCGGCCGGCCGCCGGCCCGCAGGCGGCGGTAGAGCGTGGCGAAGCTCTCGTCGATGTGCCGCTCCCGGTCCTCCACCAGACCGTCGGTGTGCAGCAGCACCGTCGAGCCGGGCGGCAGGTGGTACGTGTACGTGTGCCGGGGCGAGTTGCGCCGCATCCCGAGCAGCATGTCGTTGCCGGTGAGCGCGTGGACCGTACCGTCGGGGTGAATGACCACCGGTGGTGGGTGACCCGCGTTCGACCAGCGCAACCGATGTCCGCCGCTCGCGGCCGGCTCGACGATCGCGACGACGGCGGTCGCCATGGTCGGCTCGCCGAGCGCGTGGTTCGCGGCTTCGAGGCGGCGCAGCAGCACCGACGGGGGTTCCCGGCGGTCCACCAGGTACGCCCGGAGCATGCCCCGCAGCTGACCCATCTCGGCCGCCGCCCGCAGACCGTGCCCGACCACGTCGCCG is part of the Actinoplanes missouriensis 431 genome and encodes:
- a CDS encoding LuxR family transcriptional regulator: MGDEVLIGRARELADLTAVVGAAGHGSASLLLSGAAGMGKTALLEAAADDARRRGYRIRYATTSAHQPYALLRNLLGVGNNDLAGLPQHLRRQITGLWSPQAAELPPDEPAVVTALLLTFDLLTRNGPALIVADDVHHADEASLRILASALRNTSTERIAILLAARDGVLPDTATPGIPRYELGPLPDEAAARLLDTYPLRPGARSRAEILWRADGNPLALRVLSDPREQPPHEFTTAIRALPPATRWLLLHAALAGATEHIGTLTRAAGMSLDLRHWMPAEQAGLITVRDRQAHFRHPLYRAACTVVETPGDVARAHRNLAVATDDPYHRARHLAEGTPGRDEAVAAALEAAADGSIARSDYLAAAGALQSAAERSGDDEAAARRYARAVFAAHRSGDPEWTIELYEKTTALTGDPDVTGLAACGAGYALVHSARPWEAFDVAARAVRGGARNSQVTLAATLVAAAAALHSGSPAHREQLPGMLALAGEAAQAEDPLTRDAVLAIADPAAFAVSGHAPQPTGTGPGGVTRMLLTGMIAYLLDESAKAGAELHGVWEMGTQYGAHGAALGSFPAMALALIEAGKWGEAERLLDSAEQCADVRVPVLDAALPALRAVLRALRHEGTGGEVTLPGDQPRSTLIDSLRQRAAGLTALAAGDHPTAYRHFRRMWDDDGVPRHYFLGPRSLPQLALSAARTGNHAEAERILSLATTAAGESGRTGRLGMLLAHAAALIDETDRAEDHFHQALADPSRALRWPLEYAEVQLNLGLWLRGRRRLHDARPHLLAARDTFLRLGAASHADQAHRGLPVGLRGAGEPAPEADAFAALTAQKQMIARMAAEGMSNREIADKLFLSPRTVGSHLYRIYAELGVGSRHQLRTLIRS